In Patescibacteria group bacterium, the following are encoded in one genomic region:
- the galT gene encoding galactose-1-phosphate uridylyltransferase produces the protein MPVLRQNIITGDYSIIAPERAKRPRDYVRAKPPKVPTQDCPFCPDSAARKTVIAEVSTKNVLVIPNKYPVFTMEKKIIFQASNLYFSTNSVGAHEVLIFRDHFRDFSELSPRSVDEVLMAYQKRMKYYYKDPDIEYVMVIHNHGPESGATVAHPHSQLFASSVIPINLTKEMDGAKNYHQRHHRCVYCDIIQEEKKQKARIILENDDFVAFAFFAPRFPFETWIVPKDHIPHFEDIRDAKRKNMAKILHEVLAKIDIKLGDPGYNLYIHSTPPDILEGNNFYHFHIEITPRMSFWGGFELGAGIPIDIVSPERGALFLKKK, from the coding sequence ATGCCAGTTTTAAGACAAAATATTATTACTGGGGATTATTCAATTATTGCCCCAGAACGTGCGAAAAGACCAAGAGATTATGTTCGCGCTAAACCCCCAAAGGTTCCAACTCAGGATTGTCCTTTTTGTCCAGACAGTGCCGCCAGAAAAACTGTTATTGCCGAAGTATCAACTAAAAATGTACTCGTGATTCCCAATAAATACCCGGTTTTTACTATGGAAAAGAAAATTATTTTTCAAGCTTCAAACCTTTATTTTTCGACCAATAGTGTTGGCGCTCATGAAGTTTTAATTTTTCGAGATCATTTTCGTGACTTTTCCGAATTAAGTCCACGATCAGTCGACGAAGTTTTAATGGCTTATCAAAAGCGTATGAAATATTATTATAAAGATCCAGATATTGAATATGTGATGGTTATTCATAATCATGGTCCAGAATCTGGGGCGACTGTCGCTCATCCTCACTCACAACTTTTCGCTTCCTCGGTAATTCCTATTAATTTGACCAAAGAAATGGATGGTGCTAAAAATTATCACCAGCGACACCATCGATGCGTTTATTGCGATATTATTCAAGAAGAAAAAAAGCAAAAAGCCCGCATTATTTTAGAAAATGATGATTTTGTCGCTTTTGCCTTTTTTGCCCCCAGATTTCCGTTTGAAACTTGGATTGTTCCAAAAGATCACATCCCGCATTTTGAAGATATTAGGGATGCTAAAAGAAAAAACATGGCCAAAATTTTACACGAAGTCTTAGCCAAAATTGATATAAAATTAGGTGATCCGGGATATAATCTATATATTCACAGTACTCCACCTGATATTTTAGAAGGTAATAATTTTTATCATTTTCATATTGAGATTACACCGAGAATGTCTTTCTGGGGCGGTTTTGAATTAGGCGCCGGCATCCCAATTGATATTGTTTCGCCAGAACGCGGCGCCCTTTTCTTAAAGAAAAAATAA
- a CDS encoding trehalose-6-phosphate synthase, whose product MWTLNSLKRLVKDQFKDYNLIVVSFREPYQHYVSNGKILARRTPGGVGASLDLVMQATGGTWAAIGNGETDKKVVDVDDKVGLPPKNPKYQLKRIWLTNQEINDFYFGFSNQTLWPLCHIVYVRPTFDEKYWQAYKKVNEKFAEIILKEVGSKKALIWVQDYQFALLPKLLKEKNPKIKVAQFWHIPWPTYEIFRTCPWGREILQGLLGNDLLGFHRNYHINNFLNSIERSFEARVNREDSYVRYHGRRTYIRSFPIGTDYNLFAGTAKKIRERISPFIKNVVKSPYKHLAVSVDRIDYTKGILERLDSIDRFLEKYPKYQKKFVYVGLGATSREKIPQYRQLRKDVYNRIDKINRKYKKGTWVPIYFIEEKLNFRDIVSFYKSGDLCLVNSLDDGMNLASFEYVASCRPEGVLMLSKFAGASKGLTEAVMINPYNIEQTADKIKLALEMPRKQKIERMQILKRSAAENNVFQWAGTFLEELLKI is encoded by the coding sequence ATGTGGACTCTGAATTCTCTAAAAAGATTAGTCAAGGACCAGTTTAAAGATTACAATTTAATCGTTGTTTCCTTTCGAGAACCGTATCAGCATTATGTCAGCAATGGTAAAATACTTGCCCGCCGAACCCCAGGTGGCGTAGGAGCGTCATTAGATTTGGTGATGCAGGCAACCGGTGGGACATGGGCCGCAATTGGCAATGGTGAAACGGATAAAAAAGTGGTAGATGTTGATGACAAAGTTGGTTTGCCGCCAAAAAATCCCAAGTATCAGCTCAAAAGAATTTGGTTAACCAATCAGGAAATTAATGATTTTTATTTTGGTTTTTCCAACCAAACCCTTTGGCCATTGTGTCATATTGTTTATGTACGGCCGACTTTTGATGAAAAATATTGGCAAGCTTATAAAAAAGTTAACGAAAAGTTTGCCGAAATTATCCTCAAAGAAGTTGGTTCAAAAAAAGCCTTAATTTGGGTTCAAGACTATCAATTTGCTTTGTTGCCAAAATTATTAAAAGAAAAAAATCCAAAGATTAAAGTTGCCCAATTCTGGCACATTCCTTGGCCAACCTATGAAATTTTTCGAACCTGTCCTTGGGGTCGAGAAATTCTTCAAGGTTTATTGGGAAATGATTTATTAGGTTTTCACCGAAATTATCATATTAATAATTTTCTCAATAGCATTGAAAGATCATTTGAAGCTCGCGTTAACCGTGAAGATTCATACGTTAGATATCATGGTCGCCGGACGTATATCCGTTCTTTTCCAATTGGGACAGATTATAATTTATTTGCCGGAACCGCTAAAAAAATTAGAGAAAGGATAAGCCCTTTTATTAAAAATGTGGTCAAGAGTCCTTACAAACATTTAGCGGTGAGCGTGGATAGAATTGATTATACCAAGGGAATTTTAGAAAGGCTCGATTCCATTGATCGTTTCCTGGAAAAATATCCCAAGTATCAGAAAAAATTTGTTTATGTTGGTTTAGGGGCAACTTCGAGAGAAAAAATCCCGCAATATCGTCAGCTTCGAAAAGATGTCTATAATCGGATTGATAAGATTAATCGGAAATATAAAAAGGGAACATGGGTGCCGATTTACTTTATTGAGGAAAAACTTAATTTTCGAGATATTGTTTCTTTTTACAAAAGCGGCGACCTTTGTCTGGTGAATTCTTTAGATGATGGCATGAATTTAGCTAGTTTTGAATATGTCGCGAGCTGCCGACCTGAAGGGGTTTTGATGCTCTCAAAATTTGCCGGTGCTTCAAAAGGTCTCACTGAGGCGGTGATGATTAACCCTTATAATATTGAACAAACCGCCGATAAAATTAAATTAGCCCTAGAAATGCCCCGTAAACAAAAAATTGAACGTATGCAAATTTTAAAGCGATCTGCGGCGGAAAATAATGTTTTTCAATGGGCTGGGACATTTCTTGAAGAATTGTTAAAAATATAA
- the ruvC gene encoding crossover junction endodeoxyribonuclease RuvC — protein sequence MIILGIDPGTTTTGFGLVRLEKHCYKLLDYGVIATKPKIPLPEKLIEIYQDISQIIQETSPDLVAVEKLFFLNNAKTAMAVGQARGVVLLAAAKAKKEILEFTPLEVKLSVCGHGRADKVQVQNMVKAILKLDFLPKPDDAADALAVAICGHNNCKY from the coding sequence ATGATAATTTTAGGGATTGATCCTGGCACCACCACTACTGGTTTTGGTTTAGTTAGACTGGAAAAACATTGTTATAAATTATTAGATTATGGGGTGATTGCCACCAAGCCGAAAATTCCCTTGCCGGAAAAATTAATTGAAATTTATCAGGATATTAGCCAAATCATTCAAGAGACTTCTCCTGATTTAGTTGCCGTGGAAAAGCTTTTTTTTCTCAATAATGCCAAAACCGCGATGGCAGTCGGCCAAGCGCGTGGAGTCGTTTTATTAGCGGCGGCAAAGGCCAAAAAAGAAATTTTAGAATTTACTCCGCTTGAAGTCAAATTATCGGTTTGCGGTCATGGTCGGGCTGATAAAGTCCAAGTTCAAAATATGGTTAAAGCAATTTTGAAATTAGATTTTTTACCCAAACCAGATGACGCGGCTGACGCCTTAGCAGTCGCTATTTGCGGGCATAATAATTGCAAATACTAA
- a CDS encoding glycosyltransferase family 4 protein has translation MKIAIVSTIWEKVPPEKYGGTELVVYNLAEGLVKNGHKVTVFASGNSKTSARLVSVVPKTLREMGIGWNEFLYPLLNLTQALDMEKEFDIIHVQFNTRVDYFVLPFARYLKTPIVSTMHFEMPTTPDKANRKIFLEKYREHPLVTISNAQRKIPNLNYVATVYNGIEVDKFDFNDQPEDYLFWMGRFSESKGPREAIQVAKKTGQKLILAGKIDEMNPEYMEYYHQEVEPHFDNKQIIYFGEANHEQKNKLLRNAKALLNLIQWDEPFGLVPVESMATGTPVIATKRGSMPELIKDGETGFLVKDVDGAIETLKKIDQIDRKVCRQHVMENFSVSKMVADYEKVYLEIINNFPREKRS, from the coding sequence ATGAAAATTGCTATTGTTTCAACTATTTGGGAAAAAGTACCGCCAGAAAAATATGGTGGGACAGAATTGGTCGTTTACAACCTCGCGGAAGGGTTGGTTAAAAATGGGCATAAAGTGACAGTTTTTGCTTCTGGCAATTCTAAAACCTCCGCACGTTTAGTTTCGGTCGTCCCTAAAACTTTACGAGAAATGGGTATTGGCTGGAATGAATTTTTATATCCTTTATTAAATTTAACCCAGGCTTTAGATATGGAAAAAGAATTTGATATTATTCATGTCCAATTTAATACCCGGGTTGACTATTTTGTTTTGCCCTTTGCCCGGTATTTAAAAACTCCAATTGTCTCAACAATGCATTTTGAAATGCCAACTACACCGGATAAAGCAAATCGAAAAATCTTTTTAGAAAAATATCGAGAGCATCCTTTGGTCACCATTAGCAATGCTCAGCGAAAAATTCCTAATCTAAATTATGTGGCCACAGTTTATAATGGCATCGAAGTTGATAAATTTGATTTTAATGATCAGCCCGAAGATTATTTATTTTGGATGGGCAGATTTTCAGAATCCAAGGGTCCCAGGGAAGCGATTCAAGTGGCCAAAAAAACTGGCCAAAAATTAATCTTGGCTGGCAAAATTGACGAAATGAACCCAGAATATATGGAATATTATCATCAAGAAGTTGAGCCGCATTTTGATAATAAGCAAATCATTTATTTTGGCGAAGCAAATCACGAACAGAAGAATAAATTATTGCGAAATGCCAAAGCTTTATTAAATTTAATTCAGTGGGACGAACCTTTTGGTTTAGTGCCGGTTGAATCCATGGCGACTGGTACGCCTGTAATTGCCACCAAGCGTGGTTCAATGCCAGAATTAATCAAAGATGGCGAGACCGGTTTTTTAGTAAAAGATGTTGATGGTGCAATTGAAACTTTAAAAAAAATTGACCAGATTGATCGAAAAGTTTGCCGTCAGCATGTCATGGAAAATTTTTCAGTTTCTAAGATGGTTGCAGATTATGAAAAAGTATATCTTGAAATAATTAATAATTTTCCGAGGGAAAAAAGGAGTTGA
- a CDS encoding MBL fold metallo-hydrolase — translation MPKISNKIMAPFFGFLVGIAILIWLSVFQNQQSENNLEIVFCDVGQGDAIIVEPGLNEQILIDGGPDNSVLSCLGENMPFNDRKIESIIITHPHADHIAGLIDVINKYQIGNIWLTGVAYSSPEYTEILSLIKNKQIQTKKAQIGQIVFQQNQIKLKILYPIKNLQGKTMNNPNNSSVVIRLEDSKFSAIFMGDLEQDAQTEFLSHNQMVKSTVLKVSHHGSSNALMTEFLSQVNPEVAIISVGANNRYGHPTKKTLDLLKQIPNIKILRTDQNGIIEINTNGQTYQVKTAK, via the coding sequence ATGCCAAAAATATCTAATAAAATTATGGCGCCATTTTTTGGGTTTTTAGTGGGAATTGCAATTTTAATTTGGTTGTCGGTTTTTCAAAACCAACAATCGGAAAATAATTTAGAAATAGTTTTTTGTGATGTTGGACAAGGGGATGCAATTATTGTTGAACCTGGATTAAATGAACAAATTTTAATTGATGGTGGTCCGGATAATTCTGTCTTATCGTGTCTGGGCGAGAATATGCCATTTAATGACCGAAAAATTGAGTCAATAATTATTACTCATCCGCACGCAGATCATATAGCTGGCTTGATTGACGTTATTAATAAATATCAAATAGGAAATATCTGGTTAACCGGTGTCGCCTATTCCAGTCCAGAATACACTGAAATTTTAAGTCTTATAAAAAATAAACAAATACAAACAAAAAAAGCTCAAATAGGGCAAATAGTTTTTCAACAAAACCAAATTAAACTAAAAATTTTATATCCAATTAAAAATTTACAAGGCAAAACTATGAATAACCCAAACAATAGTTCGGTGGTGATAAGATTAGAAGATTCAAAATTTTCCGCGATTTTTATGGGCGATTTAGAACAAGATGCACAAACCGAATTTTTAAGTCATAATCAAATGGTTAAAAGTACAGTCTTGAAAGTCTCGCATCATGGTTCGTCAAACGCTCTTATGACCGAATTTTTAAGTCAAGTAAATCCTGAAGTGGCAATAATTTCTGTGGGTGCAAATAATCGATATGGCCATCCCACCAAAAAAACTTTAGATTTATTAAAACAAATTCCAAATATTAAAATATTGAGAACAGATCAAAACGGAATCATAGAGATAAATACTAACGGTCAAACTTATCAAGTTAAAACCGCCAAATAA
- a CDS encoding glycosyltransferase family 4 protein, which yields MKIVVISSLRERTPPPLYGGAERVVSNLTEELVKRGHDVTLFATGDSITKAKLVSVYPRALYRDGVAWTSYADSLTNVAKAVEYAIKNKADIIHSHAVNYSSVFSKISNVPIIHTLHGNIDRAENPPERTRLLKTFRDSLYVSISNAQRALKDLNYIATVYNGVEVDQFAFKNQPKDYLFWMGRITYEKGTKEAILVAKKLKMKLIMAAKLDQESKADVEYYKKEIEPLIDGTQIRYVGEADFEEKNKLLKYAICLLNPIFWDEPFGLVPVEAMACGAPVVTFNRGALSETVVDGKTGFLVEPGNIDAMAEAVKKIGQIDRRACRKHVEDNFTIQKMTNDYEKVYKQVLDRKLK from the coding sequence ATGAAAATTGTCGTTATTTCCAGTTTGCGCGAAAGAACTCCCCCACCTTTATATGGTGGTGCGGAAAGAGTTGTTTCAAATTTAACCGAAGAATTGGTTAAACGCGGTCACGATGTCACCTTATTTGCAACTGGAGATTCAATTACAAAAGCAAAATTAGTTTCAGTTTATCCGCGCGCCTTATATCGTGATGGGGTTGCCTGGACAAGCTATGCTGATAGTTTAACAAATGTGGCTAAAGCTGTTGAATATGCGATTAAAAATAAGGCTGATATTATTCATAGCCACGCTGTTAATTATAGTTCAGTTTTCAGCAAAATTAGCAACGTTCCAATTATTCACACCCTTCATGGTAATATTGATCGCGCCGAAAATCCACCTGAAAGAACCAGACTGCTCAAGACATTTAGGGATAGTTTATATGTGAGTATTTCTAATGCTCAACGTGCCTTAAAAGATTTAAATTATATTGCGACGGTTTATAATGGTGTTGAAGTTGATCAATTTGCCTTTAAAAATCAGCCCAAAGACTATTTATTTTGGATGGGACGAATAACTTACGAAAAAGGTACAAAGGAAGCGATTTTGGTGGCTAAAAAGTTAAAAATGAAATTAATTATGGCAGCCAAATTAGATCAAGAATCAAAAGCCGATGTTGAATACTATAAAAAAGAAATAGAACCCTTAATTGATGGCACGCAGATCCGCTATGTCGGTGAAGCAGATTTTGAGGAAAAAAATAAATTATTAAAATACGCAATTTGTCTTTTAAATCCGATTTTTTGGGACGAACCCTTTGGTTTAGTGCCGGTTGAAGCCATGGCTTGTGGGGCGCCGGTCGTTACTTTTAATCGCGGGGCATTATCTGAAACCGTTGTTGATGGTAAAACCGGGTTTTTAGTTGAGCCTGGAAATATTGATGCGATGGCAGAAGCAGTCAAAAAAATTGGTCAAATAGATCGAAGAGCTTGCCGAAAGCATGTTGAAGATAATTTTACTATTCAAAAAATGACTAATGATTATGAAAAAGTATATAAGCAGGTTTTGGATAGAAAGCTAAAATGA
- a CDS encoding HAD hydrolase family protein: MSETLSNTPEGAENFKAPQNTSKVAQSERFRTPELERPLTVEESLDKFEHILKTAQSLVFATDLDGTVLPFAQDPRDCKVDPLAKDSLVRLQNSGIPIVVMTGRSGADGAAKIEVPGSIIVGTAGWEVYKTDPNNPSQGESIIDEQFQPHSQQITNLLGGIRNEFLT; encoded by the coding sequence ATGAGCGAAACGTTATCAAATACTCCCGAAGGAGCGGAAAATTTTAAAGCCCCACAAAATACTAGCAAAGTCGCTCAATCAGAAAGATTTCGGACCCCAGAATTAGAAAGACCTCTCACCGTTGAAGAAAGTCTAGATAAATTTGAGCATATATTAAAAACTGCTCAAAGTTTAGTCTTTGCGACAGACTTAGATGGTACCGTGCTACCATTTGCTCAAGATCCGCGCGACTGTAAAGTTGATCCTTTAGCCAAAGACTCATTAGTACGCTTACAAAATTCAGGAATTCCAATTGTGGTTATGACTGGTCGGAGCGGGGCTGATGGTGCAGCTAAAATTGAAGTTCCAGGTTCAATAATCGTTGGGACTGCCGGTTGGGAAGTTTACAAAACAGACCCCAATAATCCATCTCAAGGCGAAAGCATAATTGATGAACAATTCCAGCCGCATTCACAACAAATTACAAATTTACTTGGCGGAATTCGAAATGAATTTTTAACCTAA
- a CDS encoding 7TM domain-containing protein, producing MNLSSLNFMSDWINQAITNGIPREMIILVLMFPIIATIIAFIRQVVGLKSLGIYLPSILSISFLATGIKFGLLFFAIILVLGTVFRFLLVKLRLLYLPRAALILTLVSFITLLLIVFSANLGIGNLTGIAIFPMLMMIVLVERFINLQIERGWSEAGWLTIETLIISIFCYFLMVSKMVQNFIISYPAIILVLIIFNFLIGRWTGLRLTEYFRFQQVIKSK from the coding sequence ATGAACTTATCGTCTCTTAATTTTATGAGCGATTGGATAAACCAAGCCATCACGAATGGAATTCCCCGCGAAATGATTATTTTGGTCTTGATGTTTCCAATCATTGCCACTATTATTGCTTTTATTCGCCAGGTGGTGGGCCTAAAAAGCTTGGGAATTTATTTACCCTCGATTTTGTCAATCTCATTTTTAGCCACTGGCATTAAATTTGGTTTGCTTTTTTTTGCGATCATCTTAGTTCTAGGTACGGTTTTTCGCTTTTTATTAGTTAAATTAAGACTTTTATATTTACCCAGAGCCGCATTAATTTTGACTTTAGTAAGTTTTATCACTCTTTTGTTAATTGTTTTTAGCGCCAATTTAGGTATTGGCAACCTCACTGGGATTGCGATTTTTCCAATGTTGATGATGATTGTTTTGGTGGAAAGATTTATAAATTTACAGATTGAACGTGGCTGGAGTGAAGCTGGTTGGTTGACGATTGAGACTTTGATAATTTCTATTTTTTGCTATTTTTTAATGGTCTCCAAGATGGTTCAAAATTTTATTATTAGTTACCCGGCCATAATTTTAGTCTTAATAATTTTTAATTTTTTAATTGGTCGTTGGACAGGTTTGAGGTTGACCGAATATTTTCGTTTTCAACAAGTAATTAAATCTAAATAA
- a CDS encoding ComEC/Rec2 family competence protein produces MKKIGKSRYLLISSAALLFGIFAASFLGYNNLIMVLALIFLLILLISFWKDLQIRLMVIAGLFFLFGIFYSHFYEMRHPDQLSSWQNQTVQIQGQIVKTPDIKSDQQQFVILTYRIHPENQKDFQNAQGKILIKLRRFPEYQQGQWLEISGEILKPKSSSEFDYGQYLAKSEIYSLMSYPKITEIEKPVDLKQNFVASSWQALLSALSKAKQNFSQKINLILPEPESSFLAGLLIGAKNSIPENLMSAFNLTGTTHIVVISGFNITIIIKVFMSLTKRWSKKLSIITAVLGVFLFTVMVGAEPPVVRAAVMAMFIIWAERLGRKSDISLALIITALLMVLINPRIIRADLGFQLSFMAVAGLIWFVPILENYFSRWRLYPKIPKIITEPLLATLSAQILTTPLILFNFHRISVVAPIVNVLILPIIPLAMLLGFLAVMSSFIFISFSQVVGWFSWLVLKYIILVVTNFAKIPFASLEQITISSPILFSWYLLMAVFLIWYYQKDKKIIKLQKKLNAKNI; encoded by the coding sequence ATGAAAAAAATTGGCAAATCAAGATATTTGTTAATTTCTTCGGCGGCATTACTATTTGGTATCTTTGCGGCCTCTTTTTTGGGTTATAATAATTTGATTATGGTCTTGGCTCTAATTTTTTTATTGATTTTGCTAATTTCATTTTGGAAAGATCTTCAAATTCGCCTTATGGTCATTGCCGGTTTATTTTTCTTGTTTGGCATCTTTTATTCACATTTTTATGAAATGCGCCATCCAGATCAGCTTTCGAGCTGGCAAAATCAAACTGTTCAGATTCAGGGTCAAATTGTCAAAACCCCAGATATAAAATCAGACCAGCAGCAATTTGTTATTTTGACATATCGAATTCATCCAGAAAATCAAAAAGATTTTCAAAATGCTCAAGGTAAAATTTTAATCAAGCTCAGGCGATTTCCAGAATATCAACAGGGCCAGTGGTTAGAAATTTCCGGGGAAATTTTAAAGCCAAAATCATCTTCGGAATTTGATTATGGTCAATACTTAGCCAAGTCAGAAATTTATTCACTAATGTCTTATCCTAAGATTACCGAAATTGAAAAACCCGTCGATCTTAAGCAAAATTTTGTTGCCTCCAGCTGGCAAGCCTTACTGAGTGCTTTGTCAAAAGCTAAACAGAATTTTTCTCAAAAAATTAATTTAATTTTACCGGAACCGGAAAGCTCATTTTTAGCCGGCTTGCTCATCGGCGCGAAAAATTCAATTCCTGAAAATTTAATGTCTGCTTTTAATTTAACCGGTACTACCCATATTGTGGTAATTTCTGGTTTTAATATTACCATTATTATTAAAGTTTTTATGTCCTTAACCAAAAGGTGGTCGAAAAAATTGTCAATTATCACCGCGGTTCTTGGTGTTTTTCTTTTCACGGTTATGGTTGGCGCTGAGCCACCTGTAGTCAGGGCAGCGGTGATGGCAATGTTTATAATTTGGGCAGAAAGATTGGGACGAAAATCTGATATTAGTTTAGCCTTAATAATTACCGCGCTGCTGATGGTTTTAATAAATCCGCGTATTATTCGGGCAGATTTAGGTTTTCAACTTTCATTTATGGCCGTGGCAGGTTTAATTTGGTTTGTCCCGATCTTAGAAAATTATTTTTCTCGTTGGCGTTTGTATCCTAAAATTCCTAAAATTATTACCGAACCTCTGTTAGCCACATTATCTGCACAAATTTTAACTACCCCTTTGATTTTATTTAATTTTCATAGGATTTCAGTGGTCGCGCCGATTGTGAATGTTTTGATTTTACCAATCATTCCCTTAGCGATGCTTTTGGGTTTTTTGGCAGTTATGTCATCTTTTATCTTTATCAGTTTTAGTCAAGTTGTCGGTTGGTTTTCTTGGCTGGTATTGAAATATATAATTTTAGTCGTCACAAATTTTGCTAAAATTCCTTTCGCTTCTTTAGAACAAATTACAATTTCGAGTCCAATTTTATTTTCTTGGTATTTATTAATGGCTGTTTTTCTAATTTGGTATTATCAAAAAGATAAAAAAATTATTAAATTACAAAAGAAATTAAATGCCAAAAATATCTAA
- a CDS encoding YebC/PmpR family DNA-binding transcriptional regulator gives MSGHSKWSNIKFRKEIADKKKGKIFTKLAHLIAIAAREKSEIKLRLAIEKAKQANLPSVNIDRAIKRGTGELGDVKFEDATYEAFGPEKVAILISITTDNKNRTSSQIRNILDKSGGKLAGSGSVSWMFEQKGIIRIVPKGSHREDKEEIELIAIDAGADDVTDEGSEILIYTKPEELEKVKNELQKQNLAIINSEISMIPKNIVKVEDASAAKKILKLMDELDNIDEVVSVAANFDIPDDLIKETEA, from the coding sequence ATGTCGGGTCATTCAAAATGGTCAAATATAAAATTTAGAAAAGAAATTGCTGACAAGAAAAAAGGTAAAATTTTTACCAAATTAGCCCATCTTATTGCTATCGCTGCGCGCGAAAAATCCGAAATCAAGCTCCGTTTAGCCATTGAAAAAGCCAAACAAGCCAATTTGCCCTCAGTAAATATTGATCGAGCGATTAAACGCGGCACCGGTGAACTGGGTGATGTCAAATTTGAAGATGCCACTTATGAAGCCTTTGGTCCAGAAAAAGTGGCAATTTTAATTTCTATTACCACTGATAATAAAAATCGCACCTCTTCACAAATTAGAAACATCCTCGATAAATCCGGTGGCAAATTAGCGGGTTCAGGTTCAGTCAGTTGGATGTTTGAACAAAAAGGAATTATAAGGATTGTCCCAAAGGGGTCCCATCGGGAAGACAAAGAAGAAATAGAATTGATCGCCATTGACGCCGGCGCTGATGATGTCACAGATGAAGGAAGTGAAATCCTAATTTATACTAAACCCGAGGAATTAGAAAAAGTTAAAAATGAACTCCAAAAACAAAATCTCGCAATAATTAATTCAGAAATCAGCATGATTCCCAAAAATATTGTCAAGGTAGAAGATGCGAGTGCGGCGAAAAAAATTTTAAAACTAATGGACGAGTTAGATAATATTGATGAAGTTGTTTCTGTGGCGGCAAATTTTGATATTCCTGATGATTTAATCAAAGAGACCGAGGCTTAA